The DNA region CTTCTCCTGCAGGGGAAGGGGCTGGATTAGGTTACATTTTGACTTTCGAAATATTACTGCCTAATCGCAATGCCATACCAACTATAGTATTGCCAAAATCTTTTTTTGAAAAAATATTGCCCAAATATCAATTAAAAACAAGGGGATTGCAATTGTTAGTCCAGATGGCATAAAGACAGCATTGTGTACGACAATACCAAGCAAAATGGGAAATAGTACCAATCCTCCAACAACACGAGTTTTGGTAATGATGATGCATAATCCACCTACAATTTCGAAAAAGCCAACGAATGGCATTAGCCATTTTAATGTCATAAATGCATCAAACACTTTTGCCATTTCACCTTCCATTTTGGGCATAGGCATATAGTGTAAAAATTTGTCCAAACCTGCATTGAGAAACATCAATCCACAAAGTAAAAAGAGGATAAATTGTACAATTTTCATAGTGAGTTGTTTTTAATCTGAAATTATAACAATTTATCGATATTCGAATGAATCCGGCAATTACAATCTTTGAACTTGATTGTTTTTCAGTTGGTAACGATCGCCAGTATTTTTACAAACGGCATTTCCTTCGGTATCAAAATGCAATTTTTCTCCGAAGGCACTGATCCAACCATCTTGTCGAGCTGGATTTCCTTTCATAATCGCAAATGCTAGGACGTTTTTCGTAATCACAGCACCTGCGCCGATTAAAGCGTATTCGCCTATTTCATTTCCGCAAACTATTGTAGCATTTGCCCCAATCGTTGCACCTTTTCGTACGATGGTTTTTTTGAATTCATTTTTTCGTTCGATCGTGCTTCGTGGATTGATGACATTGGTAAAAACCATAGACGGACCAAGAAATACATCGTCTTCTATTTCCACGCCATCATATACGGAAACATTGTTTTGAATCTTGACATTGTTGCCAATCTTGACATTGGTATTGATGAAAACATTCTGTCCGATATTGCAATTTTTCCCAATAAAACTAGGCGACATTATGTGGCAAAAATGCCATATTTTAGTTCCTGCTCCGATATGGGCTGGTTCGTCAACAAAAGAAGAAGAATGTACGAAATAATCTTGCATTTCTATTACCTTTAACGAGAACAAACTTAGACTATTTTTATAATTTGTATATGAAGAAAGAACGATTTTACTCTTTGGATGTGTTTCGCGGTGCGACGGTCGCATTGATGATTTTGGTAAACAATCCAGGCTCATGGGATCATATTTATCCGCCATTGGATCATGCCGCTTGGCATGGTTGTACGCCTACGGATTTGGTATTTCCGTTTTTTCTTTTTGCAATAGGTAATGCGATGGCGTTTGTGATGCCGCGACTAAGAGAAGCGGGAAATGGGGCTTTTTTCAAAAAAACAATCAAACGTTCTATTCTTATTTTTCTTATTGGTTTGTTTCTCAACTGGTCGCCGTTTATTAAATATGATGATGCTGGACATTTTGTTTTTAAGGTTTGGGAAAATATTCGGATCATGGGCGTATTACAACGTACTGCTGTTGCCTATCTGGTCGCATCCTTTATCGCTTATTTCTGCAAACCGAAAGTTGCCATGGGTATTTGCGTGTTTATATTGCTATTTTATTGGTGGCTTTGTGTGCAATTTGGAGCGGCTGATCCGTTTAGTATTCAAGGTTGGTTTGGGACTAATGTCGATAAATCTATTTTAGGGGAAACGCATATGTATCATGGTGAAGGACTCGCTTTTGATCCAGAAGGATTAGCAAGCGGATTGACGCCAATCGTTCAAATCGTATTCGGTTATTTTGTCGGAAACTATATCCAAAAATTAGGGAAAACGTACGAAATGTTGACGCATTTGTTCGTCGCCGCGG from Rhizosphaericola mali includes:
- a CDS encoding DoxX family membrane protein, translated to MKIVQFILFLLCGLMFLNAGLDKFLHYMPMPKMEGEMAKVFDAFMTLKWLMPFVGFFEIVGGLCIIITKTRVVGGLVLFPILLGIVVHNAVFMPSGLTIAIPLFLIDIWAIFFQKKILAIL
- a CDS encoding acyltransferase, with the translated sequence MQDYFVHSSSFVDEPAHIGAGTKIWHFCHIMSPSFIGKNCNIGQNVFINTNVKIGNNVKIQNNVSVYDGVEIEDDVFLGPSMVFTNVINPRSTIERKNEFKKTIVRKGATIGANATIVCGNEIGEYALIGAGAVITKNVLAFAIMKGNPARQDGWISAFGEKLHFDTEGNAVCKNTGDRYQLKNNQVQRL
- a CDS encoding acyltransferase family protein, which produces MKKERFYSLDVFRGATVALMILVNNPGSWDHIYPPLDHAAWHGCTPTDLVFPFFLFAIGNAMAFVMPRLREAGNGAFFKKTIKRSILIFLIGLFLNWSPFIKYDDAGHFVFKVWENIRIMGVLQRTAVAYLVASFIAYFCKPKVAMGICVFILLFYWWLCVQFGAADPFSIQGWFGTNVDKSILGETHMYHGEGLAFDPEGLASGLTPIVQIVFGYFVGNYIQKLGKTYEMLTHLFVAAAFTILVAIIWNNWFPFNKKIWTSSYVVYTTGLAIMIIAVIIYFIEFKGHKSWLTKFFDVFGKNPLFIFCLSGFLPRVLWLVRWSIGTNPEGKPLYENPLSWLYHHLCQPVFADERNGSLMYAIINIIFYWSIVYILDKKKIYIKV